The following proteins are encoded in a genomic region of Liolophura sinensis isolate JHLJ2023 chromosome 7, CUHK_Ljap_v2, whole genome shotgun sequence:
- the LOC135470192 gene encoding uncharacterized protein LOC135470192, with translation MEVEVTGTNDPFMQNITRVCDLNTMHPEGTDPALVDCPQTLGQPKCVRYQDSPGETSLPPEITTDTLKEFTSPENNKDDQNTANGSGKRSKNGASSRGMETMIVTLLCGALVLVL, from the exons ATGGAGGTTGAAGTCACCGGCACAAACGACCCTTTCATGCAGAACATAACCAGAGTGTGTGACTTGAATACCATGCACCCAGAAG GCACAGATCCAGCTTTAGTAGATTGTCCCCAGACACTGGGTCAGCCAAAATGTGTCAGATACCAGGACTCCCCTGGAGAGACTAGCCTACCTCCTGAAATCACCACGGATACCCTGAAAG AATTTACGTCACCTGAGAACAACAAGGATGACCAGAATACGGCCAATGGTAGCGGGAAACGGTCCAAAAACGGGGCATCATCCAGGGGCATGGAGACGATGATAGTCACACTTCTTTGTGGCGCACTTGTCTTAGTGTTATGA